The following proteins are encoded in a genomic region of Oryzias latipes chromosome 17, ASM223467v1:
- the LOC101164255 gene encoding rab effector MyRIP isoform X6 has product MAEMLSVATRVAQEAIDEAISKAEADTSTQEKQSEVLYLHEHRAELVQELAETIVEKIISRRKTLAQIKAQCDQQWPFGSNMDLQHQPSDQASSSLKHQPDLWRSLPAFSLSNEDLIQDTPPALQKEGAGSPMAGWKGVERLDNAVLKSPDGNWLALQSAQLSRPGLLARRKSLVFSALEKESGVKSAYEGLDSDNETKPEPEPEPQPDSSWGAVLQEIHRKMTDSNLHSGGDQMSLAAIQKDSEGNWKLGKPLQALLKKKVPAELRKPSSSRRTSIIDVNFYLTGAGEEDEEERTEPGEEDEGKALQSQRSNKESAASSPLGDVNHKGRRSDAVTSDLLTSGAPSPEAPDRDDAASGGGGEPIQRGRGSPVSGGDEFDQMRDEEEERFGEEDSDCTEDKDEEEMEGRLYRLVARSSLSYFSSTDEELDRDEQSDEDWSRSIDVDMEEEEKASDEVTFRLCRLEKGVGAARASSTEDELDRTGTEDEEEEEEEHLSMKVCRLVNQINAAQFSSTEDELDRAGVDEEETDEGALWTQLQKDHLRDLASLVSASQFSSTEDELDRAGKSEEVEELRGGAGFTGGMDMKMFDSRDEVQSRTEEEEDEKGGDEPRFEGREEADIWSKTSVETEENRGEQEESGAAQSDEDDGEFDRIIGSMLTMTLEDMQVEDNRGGGADEDHENGLKEEDANVFRVTAEESGEIRLKLENKDKGGGEEEAQEAETKTEKTDVWDGEKLEENRLTAGDPESSQAPGGAADREKREEKPDRASREDAKPFLPPEEIQETSSAASLRSITTEVLKVLNATEELLQREEGGDRRDPAPSLPPNADPLKLDQRFCKLEESVYVAASAAYSLEAELGELEGCARGISSSTSVVELSFLEEQVAAAAAKVQHSELQICGISSRIAALKSAGLNVDPQSRLSKTRSACEPQAVTLDSSRQLRRRLPATPVQGGPHLPHTPS; this is encoded by the exons ATGGCGGAGATGCTCAGCGTGGCCACACGGGTGGCGCAGGAGGCCATAGATGAAGCCATCTCCAAGGCCGAAGCCGACACGTCCACGCAG gaGAAGCAGAGTGAGGTTCTGTATCTTCATGAGCACAGAGCGGAGCTCGTCCAGGAGCTCGCCGAGACGATTGTGGAAaag ATCATTAGCAGAAGGAAAACGTTGGCACAGATAAAGGCTCAGTGTGACCAGCAGTGGCcttttggctccaacatggacCTTCAGCATCAACCGTCCGATCAGGCCTCCAGCTCCCTAAAGCACCAACCAGACCTCTGG AGATCGCTCCCAGCTTTCTCTCTGTCGAACGAGGACCTGATCCAGGACACTCCACCCGCCCTGCAGAAGGAGGGCGCCGGGTCTCCCATGGCGGGATGGAAGGGCGTGGAGCGACTCGACAACGCAG TTCTGAAGAGTCCGGACGGGAACTGGCTGGCCCTGCAGAGCGCACAGTTGTCCCGCCCCGGCCTCCTGGCTAGGAGGAAGAGTCTGGTCTTCAGCGCCCTGGAGAAGGAGTCCGGAGTGAAGTCTGCATACGAGGGACTGGACTCCGACAACGAAAccaaaccagaaccagaaccagaaccacaacCAGACAGCTCCTGGGGGGCCGTCTTGCAGGAGATCCACAGGAAGATGACAGACTCTAACCTTCATTCAGGCGGCGACCAAATGTCCCTGGCAGCGATCCAAAAAG ACTCCGAGGGGAACTGGAAGTTGGGTAAACCTCTGCAGGCCCTCCTGAAGAAGAAAGTTCCTGCAGAGCTCAGGAAACCTTCATCGTCCCGCAGGACCAGCATCATCGACGTGAACTTCTACCTGACAGGAGcaggagaggaagatgaagaggagaggaCGGAACCtggagaggaggatgaaggaAAAGCCCTTCAGTCTCAGAGGAGTAACAAAGAATCTGCAGCTTCTTCTCCTTTAGGG GACGTCAATCATAAAGGCCGCAGGTCTGACgctgtgacctctgacctcctcACATCCGGAGCCCCGAGCCCCGAAGCTCCTGACCGGGACGACGCCGCCTCGGGAGGAGGGGGCGAGCCGATCCAGAGGGGGAGAGGTTCTCCTGTTTCTGGAGGAGATGAGTTTGATCAAATGagagatgaggaagaggagaggttTGGTGAGGAGGACAGCGACTGCACTGAggataaagatgaagaggagatgGAGGGCAGGTTGTACAGGCTTGTGGCGCGGTCCAGCCTCTCGTATTTTTCCTCCACTGACGAAGAGTTGGACAGAGACGAGCAAAGTGATGAAGATTGGAGCAGATCCATTGACGTGgacatggaggaagaggagaaagcGTCAGACGAAGTCACCTTCAGACTTTGTCGGCTGGAAAAAGGAGTCGGAGCGGCGCGGGCCTCCTCCACCGAAGACGAGCTGGACAGAACCGGCACAGAggacgaagaggaggaggaggaggagcatttGTCCATGAAAGTCTGCAGATTAGTGAATCAAATCAACGCCGCCCAGTTCTCCTCCACCGAGGATGAGCTGGACAGAGCCGGGGTCGACGAAGAGGAGACGGACGAAGGGGCGCTGTGGACGCAGCTGCAGAAAGATCATCTTCGGGATTTGGCCAGTTTGGTCAGCGCCTCACAGTTCTCCTCCACAGAGGATGAGCTGGACCGGGCCGGGAAGAgcgaggaggtggaggagctgCGGGGAGGCGCAGGGTTCACCGGGGGCATGGACATGAAAATGTTCGATTCCAGGGATGAAGTGCAGAGCAGaactgaagaggaggaagacgagAAAGGAGGAGATGAGCCGAGGTTTGAGGGCAGAGAAGAAGCAGATATTTGGTCGAAAACATCTGTGGAAACGGAGGAGAACAGAGGAGAACAGGAGGAGAGCGGAGCAGCACAGAGCGATGAAGACGACGGGGAGTTTGACCGAATCATCGGCAGCATGTTGACAATGACCCTGGAGGACATGCAGGTGGAGGacaacagaggaggaggagctgatgAAGACCATGAAAACGGACTGAAAGAGGAGGATGCCAACGTCTTTAGAGTGACGGCGGAGGAATCTGGAGAGATCCGTCTGAAACTGGAGAACAAAGAcaagggaggaggagaagaggaggcaCAGGAAGCagagacaaagacagaaaaaacagacgTCTGGGATGGAGAGAAGCTGGAAGAAAACAGGCTGACAGCAGGAGATCCGGAGTCATCTCAGGCTCCAGGAGGCGCTGCTGACCGGGAGAAGAGGGAAGAAAAACCAGACAGAGCATCCAGAGAAGACGCAAAGCCTTTTCTCCCCCCAGAGGAGATTCAGGAG ACTTCCTCGGCGGCGTCTCTGCGCAGCATCACCACCGAGGTGCTGAAGGTGCTGAACGCCACGGAGGAGCTTCTGCAGAGGGAAGAGGGAGGGGACAGGCGAGACCCCGCCCCCTCGCTGCCCCCAAATGCAGACCCCTTAAAACTGGACCAACGGTTCTGCAAGCTGGAGGAAAGC GTTTACGTGGCGGCCAGTGCGGCCTACAGTCTGGAGGCGGAGCTTGGAGAGCTGGAGGGCTGCGCCCGAGGCATCAGCAGCTCCACCAGCGTCGTGGAGCTGTCCTTCCTGGAGGAGCAGGTGGCGGCGGCGGCTGCAAAGGTTCAGCATTCTGAGCTGCAG ATCTGCGGCATCTCCTCAAGGATCGCCGCTCTGAAGAGCGCAGGCCTGAACGTGGACCCGCAGTCCCGCCTCTCCAAGACCCGGTCTGCCTGCGAGCCG CAGGCCGTGACGCTGGACTCCTCCAGACAGCTGAGACGGCGGTTACCTGCAACACCTGTGCAAGGTGGACCTCACCTTCCCCACACGCCTTCATGA
- the LOC101164255 gene encoding rab effector MyRIP isoform X2 produces MGRKLDLTGLTEGEAAHVLQVVQRDMKLRKKDEERLSELKQELDEEGSRCLLLSRQTCFNRRCCIRCCSPFSFLLNPKRQCSSCSYNVCKACRVYNKRDRIWLCSACQKSRLLKALSLEWFYSNVKKRFKRFGSAKVLKTLYRKHLAEHIALSELTDGSACGDSVCNEGSVCGSDSAFYRQTEEHSMAEMLSVATRVAQEAIDEAISKAEADTSTQEKQSEVLYLHEHRAELVQELAETIVEKIISRRKTLAQIKAQCDQQWPFGSNMDLQHQPSDQASSSLKHQPDLWRSLPAFSLSNEDLIQDTPPALQKEGAGSPMAGWKGVERLDNAVLKSPDGNWLALQSAQLSRPGLLARRKSLVFSALEKESGVKSAYEGLDSDNETKPEPEPEPQPDSSWGAVLQEIHRKMTDSNLHSGGDQMSLAAIQKDSEGNWKLGKPLQALLKKKVPAELRKPSSSRRTSIIDVNFYLTGAGEEDEEERTEPGEEDEGKALQSQRSNKESAASSPLGDVNHKGRRSDAVTSDLLTSGAPSPEAPDRDDAASGGGGEPIQRGRGSPVSGGDEFDQMRDEEEERFGEEDSDCTEDKDEEEMEGRLYRLVARSSLSYFSSTDEELDRDEQSDEDWSRSIDVDMEEEEKASDEVTFRLCRLEKGVGAARASSTEDELDRTGTEDEEEEEEEHLSMKVCRLVNQINAAQFSSTEDELDRAGVDEEETDEGALWTQLQKDHLRDLASLVSASQFSSTEDELDRAGKSEEVEELRGGAGFTGGMDMKMFDSRDEVQSRTEEEEDEKGGDEPRFEGREEADIWSKTSVETEENRGEQEESGAAQSDEDDGEFDRIIGSMLTMTLEDMQVEDNRGGGADEDHENGLKEEDANVFRVTAEESGEIRLKLENKDKGGGEEEAQEAETKTEKTDVWDGEKLEENRLTAGDPESSQAPGGAADREKREEKPDRASREDAKPFLPPEEIQETSSAASLRSITTEVLKVLNATEELLQREEGGDRRDPAPSLPPNADPLKLDQRFCKLEESVYVAASAAYSLEAELGELEGCARGISSSTSVVELSFLEEQVAAAAAKVQHSELQICGISSRIAALKSAGLNVDPQSRLSKTRSACEPAVTLDSSRQLRRRLPATPVQGGPHLPHTPS; encoded by the exons ATGGGTCGGAAGCTGGACCTGACGGGCCTGACGGAGGGGGAGGCGGCTCACGTGCTGCAGGTGGTGCAAAGAGACATGAAGCTTCGTAAGAAGGATGAGGAGCGTCTCAG CGAACTGAAGCAGGAGCTGGACGAGGAGGGCAGTCGCTGCCTGCTGCTGTCAAGGCAGACGTGCTTCAACCGCCGCTGCTGCATCCGCTGCTGCTCGCCCTTCTCCTTCCTGCTCAACCCCAAGCGCcagtgcagcagctgcagctacaACGTCTGCAAGGCCTGCCGGGTCTACAACAAGCGGGACAGAATCTGGCTTTGCTCTGCGTGCCAGAAGAGCCG GCTGCTGAAGGCCCTGTCCCTGGAGTGGTTCTACTCCAACGTGAAGAAGCGCTTCAAGAGGTTTGGCAGCGCCAAAGTGCTGAAGACGCTCTACAGGAAGCACCTGGCAGAGCACATCGCGCTGTCAGAGCTCACAG ACGGCAGCGCCTGCGGCGACAGCGTCTGCAATGAGGGCAGCGTCTGCGGGAGCGACTCAGCGTTCTACAGACAAACTGAAG AGCACAGCATGGCGGAGATGCTCAGCGTGGCCACACGGGTGGCGCAGGAGGCCATAGATGAAGCCATCTCCAAGGCCGAAGCCGACACGTCCACGCAG gaGAAGCAGAGTGAGGTTCTGTATCTTCATGAGCACAGAGCGGAGCTCGTCCAGGAGCTCGCCGAGACGATTGTGGAAaag ATCATTAGCAGAAGGAAAACGTTGGCACAGATAAAGGCTCAGTGTGACCAGCAGTGGCcttttggctccaacatggacCTTCAGCATCAACCGTCCGATCAGGCCTCCAGCTCCCTAAAGCACCAACCAGACCTCTGG AGATCGCTCCCAGCTTTCTCTCTGTCGAACGAGGACCTGATCCAGGACACTCCACCCGCCCTGCAGAAGGAGGGCGCCGGGTCTCCCATGGCGGGATGGAAGGGCGTGGAGCGACTCGACAACGCAG TTCTGAAGAGTCCGGACGGGAACTGGCTGGCCCTGCAGAGCGCACAGTTGTCCCGCCCCGGCCTCCTGGCTAGGAGGAAGAGTCTGGTCTTCAGCGCCCTGGAGAAGGAGTCCGGAGTGAAGTCTGCATACGAGGGACTGGACTCCGACAACGAAAccaaaccagaaccagaaccagaaccacaacCAGACAGCTCCTGGGGGGCCGTCTTGCAGGAGATCCACAGGAAGATGACAGACTCTAACCTTCATTCAGGCGGCGACCAAATGTCCCTGGCAGCGATCCAAAAAG ACTCCGAGGGGAACTGGAAGTTGGGTAAACCTCTGCAGGCCCTCCTGAAGAAGAAAGTTCCTGCAGAGCTCAGGAAACCTTCATCGTCCCGCAGGACCAGCATCATCGACGTGAACTTCTACCTGACAGGAGcaggagaggaagatgaagaggagaggaCGGAACCtggagaggaggatgaaggaAAAGCCCTTCAGTCTCAGAGGAGTAACAAAGAATCTGCAGCTTCTTCTCCTTTAGGG GACGTCAATCATAAAGGCCGCAGGTCTGACgctgtgacctctgacctcctcACATCCGGAGCCCCGAGCCCCGAAGCTCCTGACCGGGACGACGCCGCCTCGGGAGGAGGGGGCGAGCCGATCCAGAGGGGGAGAGGTTCTCCTGTTTCTGGAGGAGATGAGTTTGATCAAATGagagatgaggaagaggagaggttTGGTGAGGAGGACAGCGACTGCACTGAggataaagatgaagaggagatgGAGGGCAGGTTGTACAGGCTTGTGGCGCGGTCCAGCCTCTCGTATTTTTCCTCCACTGACGAAGAGTTGGACAGAGACGAGCAAAGTGATGAAGATTGGAGCAGATCCATTGACGTGgacatggaggaagaggagaaagcGTCAGACGAAGTCACCTTCAGACTTTGTCGGCTGGAAAAAGGAGTCGGAGCGGCGCGGGCCTCCTCCACCGAAGACGAGCTGGACAGAACCGGCACAGAggacgaagaggaggaggaggaggagcatttGTCCATGAAAGTCTGCAGATTAGTGAATCAAATCAACGCCGCCCAGTTCTCCTCCACCGAGGATGAGCTGGACAGAGCCGGGGTCGACGAAGAGGAGACGGACGAAGGGGCGCTGTGGACGCAGCTGCAGAAAGATCATCTTCGGGATTTGGCCAGTTTGGTCAGCGCCTCACAGTTCTCCTCCACAGAGGATGAGCTGGACCGGGCCGGGAAGAgcgaggaggtggaggagctgCGGGGAGGCGCAGGGTTCACCGGGGGCATGGACATGAAAATGTTCGATTCCAGGGATGAAGTGCAGAGCAGaactgaagaggaggaagacgagAAAGGAGGAGATGAGCCGAGGTTTGAGGGCAGAGAAGAAGCAGATATTTGGTCGAAAACATCTGTGGAAACGGAGGAGAACAGAGGAGAACAGGAGGAGAGCGGAGCAGCACAGAGCGATGAAGACGACGGGGAGTTTGACCGAATCATCGGCAGCATGTTGACAATGACCCTGGAGGACATGCAGGTGGAGGacaacagaggaggaggagctgatgAAGACCATGAAAACGGACTGAAAGAGGAGGATGCCAACGTCTTTAGAGTGACGGCGGAGGAATCTGGAGAGATCCGTCTGAAACTGGAGAACAAAGAcaagggaggaggagaagaggaggcaCAGGAAGCagagacaaagacagaaaaaacagacgTCTGGGATGGAGAGAAGCTGGAAGAAAACAGGCTGACAGCAGGAGATCCGGAGTCATCTCAGGCTCCAGGAGGCGCTGCTGACCGGGAGAAGAGGGAAGAAAAACCAGACAGAGCATCCAGAGAAGACGCAAAGCCTTTTCTCCCCCCAGAGGAGATTCAGGAG ACTTCCTCGGCGGCGTCTCTGCGCAGCATCACCACCGAGGTGCTGAAGGTGCTGAACGCCACGGAGGAGCTTCTGCAGAGGGAAGAGGGAGGGGACAGGCGAGACCCCGCCCCCTCGCTGCCCCCAAATGCAGACCCCTTAAAACTGGACCAACGGTTCTGCAAGCTGGAGGAAAGC GTTTACGTGGCGGCCAGTGCGGCCTACAGTCTGGAGGCGGAGCTTGGAGAGCTGGAGGGCTGCGCCCGAGGCATCAGCAGCTCCACCAGCGTCGTGGAGCTGTCCTTCCTGGAGGAGCAGGTGGCGGCGGCGGCTGCAAAGGTTCAGCATTCTGAGCTGCAG ATCTGCGGCATCTCCTCAAGGATCGCCGCTCTGAAGAGCGCAGGCCTGAACGTGGACCCGCAGTCCCGCCTCTCCAAGACCCGGTCTGCCTGCGAGCCG GCCGTGACGCTGGACTCCTCCAGACAGCTGAGACGGCGGTTACCTGCAACACCTGTGCAAGGTGGACCTCACCTTCCCCACACGCCTTCATGA
- the LOC101164255 gene encoding rab effector MyRIP isoform X1: MGRKLDLTGLTEGEAAHVLQVVQRDMKLRKKDEERLSELKQELDEEGSRCLLLSRQTCFNRRCCIRCCSPFSFLLNPKRQCSSCSYNVCKACRVYNKRDRIWLCSACQKSRLLKALSLEWFYSNVKKRFKRFGSAKVLKTLYRKHLAEHIALSELTDGSACGDSVCNEGSVCGSDSAFYRQTEEHSMAEMLSVATRVAQEAIDEAISKAEADTSTQEKQSEVLYLHEHRAELVQELAETIVEKIISRRKTLAQIKAQCDQQWPFGSNMDLQHQPSDQASSSLKHQPDLWRSLPAFSLSNEDLIQDTPPALQKEGAGSPMAGWKGVERLDNAVLKSPDGNWLALQSAQLSRPGLLARRKSLVFSALEKESGVKSAYEGLDSDNETKPEPEPEPQPDSSWGAVLQEIHRKMTDSNLHSGGDQMSLAAIQKDSEGNWKLGKPLQALLKKKVPAELRKPSSSRRTSIIDVNFYLTGAGEEDEEERTEPGEEDEGKALQSQRSNKESAASSPLGDVNHKGRRSDAVTSDLLTSGAPSPEAPDRDDAASGGGGEPIQRGRGSPVSGGDEFDQMRDEEEERFGEEDSDCTEDKDEEEMEGRLYRLVARSSLSYFSSTDEELDRDEQSDEDWSRSIDVDMEEEEKASDEVTFRLCRLEKGVGAARASSTEDELDRTGTEDEEEEEEEHLSMKVCRLVNQINAAQFSSTEDELDRAGVDEEETDEGALWTQLQKDHLRDLASLVSASQFSSTEDELDRAGKSEEVEELRGGAGFTGGMDMKMFDSRDEVQSRTEEEEDEKGGDEPRFEGREEADIWSKTSVETEENRGEQEESGAAQSDEDDGEFDRIIGSMLTMTLEDMQVEDNRGGGADEDHENGLKEEDANVFRVTAEESGEIRLKLENKDKGGGEEEAQEAETKTEKTDVWDGEKLEENRLTAGDPESSQAPGGAADREKREEKPDRASREDAKPFLPPEEIQETSSAASLRSITTEVLKVLNATEELLQREEGGDRRDPAPSLPPNADPLKLDQRFCKLEESVYVAASAAYSLEAELGELEGCARGISSSTSVVELSFLEEQVAAAAAKVQHSELQICGISSRIAALKSAGLNVDPQSRLSKTRSACEPQAVTLDSSRQLRRRLPATPVQGGPHLPHTPS, encoded by the exons ATGGGTCGGAAGCTGGACCTGACGGGCCTGACGGAGGGGGAGGCGGCTCACGTGCTGCAGGTGGTGCAAAGAGACATGAAGCTTCGTAAGAAGGATGAGGAGCGTCTCAG CGAACTGAAGCAGGAGCTGGACGAGGAGGGCAGTCGCTGCCTGCTGCTGTCAAGGCAGACGTGCTTCAACCGCCGCTGCTGCATCCGCTGCTGCTCGCCCTTCTCCTTCCTGCTCAACCCCAAGCGCcagtgcagcagctgcagctacaACGTCTGCAAGGCCTGCCGGGTCTACAACAAGCGGGACAGAATCTGGCTTTGCTCTGCGTGCCAGAAGAGCCG GCTGCTGAAGGCCCTGTCCCTGGAGTGGTTCTACTCCAACGTGAAGAAGCGCTTCAAGAGGTTTGGCAGCGCCAAAGTGCTGAAGACGCTCTACAGGAAGCACCTGGCAGAGCACATCGCGCTGTCAGAGCTCACAG ACGGCAGCGCCTGCGGCGACAGCGTCTGCAATGAGGGCAGCGTCTGCGGGAGCGACTCAGCGTTCTACAGACAAACTGAAG AGCACAGCATGGCGGAGATGCTCAGCGTGGCCACACGGGTGGCGCAGGAGGCCATAGATGAAGCCATCTCCAAGGCCGAAGCCGACACGTCCACGCAG gaGAAGCAGAGTGAGGTTCTGTATCTTCATGAGCACAGAGCGGAGCTCGTCCAGGAGCTCGCCGAGACGATTGTGGAAaag ATCATTAGCAGAAGGAAAACGTTGGCACAGATAAAGGCTCAGTGTGACCAGCAGTGGCcttttggctccaacatggacCTTCAGCATCAACCGTCCGATCAGGCCTCCAGCTCCCTAAAGCACCAACCAGACCTCTGG AGATCGCTCCCAGCTTTCTCTCTGTCGAACGAGGACCTGATCCAGGACACTCCACCCGCCCTGCAGAAGGAGGGCGCCGGGTCTCCCATGGCGGGATGGAAGGGCGTGGAGCGACTCGACAACGCAG TTCTGAAGAGTCCGGACGGGAACTGGCTGGCCCTGCAGAGCGCACAGTTGTCCCGCCCCGGCCTCCTGGCTAGGAGGAAGAGTCTGGTCTTCAGCGCCCTGGAGAAGGAGTCCGGAGTGAAGTCTGCATACGAGGGACTGGACTCCGACAACGAAAccaaaccagaaccagaaccagaaccacaacCAGACAGCTCCTGGGGGGCCGTCTTGCAGGAGATCCACAGGAAGATGACAGACTCTAACCTTCATTCAGGCGGCGACCAAATGTCCCTGGCAGCGATCCAAAAAG ACTCCGAGGGGAACTGGAAGTTGGGTAAACCTCTGCAGGCCCTCCTGAAGAAGAAAGTTCCTGCAGAGCTCAGGAAACCTTCATCGTCCCGCAGGACCAGCATCATCGACGTGAACTTCTACCTGACAGGAGcaggagaggaagatgaagaggagaggaCGGAACCtggagaggaggatgaaggaAAAGCCCTTCAGTCTCAGAGGAGTAACAAAGAATCTGCAGCTTCTTCTCCTTTAGGG GACGTCAATCATAAAGGCCGCAGGTCTGACgctgtgacctctgacctcctcACATCCGGAGCCCCGAGCCCCGAAGCTCCTGACCGGGACGACGCCGCCTCGGGAGGAGGGGGCGAGCCGATCCAGAGGGGGAGAGGTTCTCCTGTTTCTGGAGGAGATGAGTTTGATCAAATGagagatgaggaagaggagaggttTGGTGAGGAGGACAGCGACTGCACTGAggataaagatgaagaggagatgGAGGGCAGGTTGTACAGGCTTGTGGCGCGGTCCAGCCTCTCGTATTTTTCCTCCACTGACGAAGAGTTGGACAGAGACGAGCAAAGTGATGAAGATTGGAGCAGATCCATTGACGTGgacatggaggaagaggagaaagcGTCAGACGAAGTCACCTTCAGACTTTGTCGGCTGGAAAAAGGAGTCGGAGCGGCGCGGGCCTCCTCCACCGAAGACGAGCTGGACAGAACCGGCACAGAggacgaagaggaggaggaggaggagcatttGTCCATGAAAGTCTGCAGATTAGTGAATCAAATCAACGCCGCCCAGTTCTCCTCCACCGAGGATGAGCTGGACAGAGCCGGGGTCGACGAAGAGGAGACGGACGAAGGGGCGCTGTGGACGCAGCTGCAGAAAGATCATCTTCGGGATTTGGCCAGTTTGGTCAGCGCCTCACAGTTCTCCTCCACAGAGGATGAGCTGGACCGGGCCGGGAAGAgcgaggaggtggaggagctgCGGGGAGGCGCAGGGTTCACCGGGGGCATGGACATGAAAATGTTCGATTCCAGGGATGAAGTGCAGAGCAGaactgaagaggaggaagacgagAAAGGAGGAGATGAGCCGAGGTTTGAGGGCAGAGAAGAAGCAGATATTTGGTCGAAAACATCTGTGGAAACGGAGGAGAACAGAGGAGAACAGGAGGAGAGCGGAGCAGCACAGAGCGATGAAGACGACGGGGAGTTTGACCGAATCATCGGCAGCATGTTGACAATGACCCTGGAGGACATGCAGGTGGAGGacaacagaggaggaggagctgatgAAGACCATGAAAACGGACTGAAAGAGGAGGATGCCAACGTCTTTAGAGTGACGGCGGAGGAATCTGGAGAGATCCGTCTGAAACTGGAGAACAAAGAcaagggaggaggagaagaggaggcaCAGGAAGCagagacaaagacagaaaaaacagacgTCTGGGATGGAGAGAAGCTGGAAGAAAACAGGCTGACAGCAGGAGATCCGGAGTCATCTCAGGCTCCAGGAGGCGCTGCTGACCGGGAGAAGAGGGAAGAAAAACCAGACAGAGCATCCAGAGAAGACGCAAAGCCTTTTCTCCCCCCAGAGGAGATTCAGGAG ACTTCCTCGGCGGCGTCTCTGCGCAGCATCACCACCGAGGTGCTGAAGGTGCTGAACGCCACGGAGGAGCTTCTGCAGAGGGAAGAGGGAGGGGACAGGCGAGACCCCGCCCCCTCGCTGCCCCCAAATGCAGACCCCTTAAAACTGGACCAACGGTTCTGCAAGCTGGAGGAAAGC GTTTACGTGGCGGCCAGTGCGGCCTACAGTCTGGAGGCGGAGCTTGGAGAGCTGGAGGGCTGCGCCCGAGGCATCAGCAGCTCCACCAGCGTCGTGGAGCTGTCCTTCCTGGAGGAGCAGGTGGCGGCGGCGGCTGCAAAGGTTCAGCATTCTGAGCTGCAG ATCTGCGGCATCTCCTCAAGGATCGCCGCTCTGAAGAGCGCAGGCCTGAACGTGGACCCGCAGTCCCGCCTCTCCAAGACCCGGTCTGCCTGCGAGCCG CAGGCCGTGACGCTGGACTCCTCCAGACAGCTGAGACGGCGGTTACCTGCAACACCTGTGCAAGGTGGACCTCACCTTCCCCACACGCCTTCATGA